The following are from one region of the Chromobacterium phragmitis genome:
- the glmM gene encoding phosphoglucosamine mutase: MSRKYFGTDGVRGEVGKFPINPDFVMKLGYAAGRVLVKHDQDSRPTVLIGKDTRISGYMLEAALQAGFTAAGVNVLLTGPLPTPGIAYLTRALRLEAGVVISASHNPFQDNGIKFFAEGGNKLDDALELEIEAMLEQPMHTNPSLELGRARRIDGAAERYIEFCKSTFPNELSLKGMKLVVDCANGATYHIAPKVFHELGAELVEIGCEPNGYNINDKVGATYPKTLQMAVLEHQADFGVALDGDGDRLIMVDAVGRVYDGDQLIYVIAKARAARGELKGGVVGTVMTNLAMELALGKQGVPFGRAKVGDRYVLEMLHADGWQVGGEASGHILCLDKHSTGDGIISCLQVLASLMQLDMSLAEICADWQPFPQTLINVLHNGCDWKAAAAEPLAEAEAALSGRGRVVLRPSGTEPVVRVMVEADDKALADQWARAIASAIEKVAS; encoded by the coding sequence ATGAGTCGCAAATATTTCGGCACCGATGGCGTGCGCGGCGAGGTCGGCAAGTTTCCGATCAATCCCGATTTCGTGATGAAGCTCGGTTACGCGGCAGGGCGCGTGCTGGTCAAGCATGACCAGGACAGCCGTCCCACCGTGCTGATAGGCAAGGACACCCGCATTTCCGGCTACATGCTGGAGGCGGCGCTGCAGGCGGGCTTCACCGCCGCCGGCGTCAACGTGCTGCTGACCGGTCCGCTGCCGACCCCAGGCATCGCCTACCTGACCCGCGCGCTGCGCCTGGAGGCGGGCGTGGTGATCTCGGCGTCGCACAACCCGTTCCAGGATAACGGCATCAAGTTCTTCGCCGAAGGCGGCAACAAGCTGGACGACGCGCTGGAGCTGGAAATCGAGGCGATGCTGGAACAGCCCATGCACACCAATCCGTCGCTGGAGCTGGGCCGCGCCCGCCGCATCGACGGCGCCGCCGAGCGTTACATCGAGTTCTGCAAGAGCACCTTTCCCAACGAGCTGAGCCTGAAGGGAATGAAGCTGGTGGTGGACTGTGCCAACGGCGCCACCTACCACATCGCGCCCAAGGTGTTCCACGAGTTGGGCGCCGAGCTGGTGGAGATCGGCTGCGAGCCCAACGGCTACAACATCAACGACAAGGTGGGCGCCACCTATCCCAAGACGCTGCAGATGGCGGTGCTCGAGCATCAGGCCGACTTCGGCGTCGCGCTGGATGGAGACGGCGATCGACTGATCATGGTGGATGCGGTCGGTCGCGTCTACGACGGCGACCAGCTGATCTACGTGATCGCCAAGGCCCGCGCGGCGCGCGGCGAACTGAAAGGCGGCGTGGTCGGCACCGTGATGACCAATCTGGCGATGGAGCTGGCGCTGGGGAAGCAGGGCGTGCCCTTCGGCCGCGCCAAGGTGGGCGACCGCTACGTGCTGGAAATGCTGCATGCCGATGGCTGGCAGGTGGGCGGAGAGGCCTCCGGCCACATCCTGTGCCTGGACAAGCACAGCACCGGCGACGGCATCATTTCCTGCCTGCAGGTGCTGGCCAGCCTGATGCAGCTGGACATGAGCCTGGCCGAGATTTGCGCCGACTGGCAGCCATTCCCGCAAACGCTGATCAACGTCCTCCACAACGGCTGCGACTGGAAGGCCGCCGCCGCCGAGCCGCTGGCGGAGGCGGAGGCCGCGTTGAGCGGGCGAGGCCGCGTGGTGCTGCGCCCGTCGGGCACCGAGCCGGTGGTGCGGGTGATGGTGGAGGCCGATGACAAGGCGCTGGCCGATCAATGGGCGCGCGCGATCGCGTCGGCGATCGAGAAGGTCGCCAGCTGA
- the folP gene encoding dihydropteroate synthase: MKTLQCGRFALDLSRPLVMGILNVTPDSFSDGGRFNRVDDALARAESMLAEGADILDIGGESTRPGAPYVSPEEEMARVMPVLEKLRGIGAPLSLDTRRAEVMREAIQLGAVDLINDVSALEDEGALPLAAGSRAAVCLMHKQGNPDSMQDRPAYEDVVAEVGGYLQRRVRLCLDAGIERERLLVDPGFGFGKTLEHNLALLARLGEIEKIAGAPLLVGLSRKSMLGLITGEQLPAERLGASVAAALESARRGAAVVRVHDVKATRQALQLWQALAQS; this comes from the coding sequence ATGAAAACCTTGCAATGCGGGCGCTTCGCGCTCGATCTGTCCCGTCCGCTGGTGATGGGCATCCTCAATGTCACGCCGGATTCCTTCTCCGACGGCGGCCGCTTCAATCGCGTCGACGACGCGCTCGCGCGCGCCGAATCCATGCTGGCCGAAGGCGCGGATATCCTGGATATCGGCGGCGAATCCACCCGTCCGGGCGCGCCCTATGTCAGCCCGGAAGAGGAGATGGCGCGCGTGATGCCGGTGCTGGAGAAACTGCGCGGCATCGGCGCGCCGCTATCGCTGGACACCCGCCGCGCGGAAGTGATGCGGGAGGCGATCCAGCTCGGCGCGGTGGATCTGATCAACGATGTGTCGGCGCTGGAGGACGAAGGCGCGTTGCCCTTGGCGGCGGGCAGCCGGGCCGCGGTCTGCCTGATGCACAAACAGGGCAATCCCGACTCCATGCAGGACCGGCCGGCCTACGAGGACGTGGTCGCCGAAGTGGGCGGTTATCTGCAACGCCGGGTGCGGCTGTGCCTGGATGCCGGCATCGAGCGCGAGCGGCTGTTGGTCGATCCCGGCTTCGGCTTCGGCAAGACGCTGGAGCACAATCTGGCGCTGCTCGCGCGTTTGGGCGAGATTGAGAAGATCGCCGGCGCGCCGCTGCTGGTGGGCCTGTCGCGCAAGTCCATGCTGGGCTTGATCACCGGCGAGCAGTTGCCGGCCGAGCGGCTGGGCGCCAGCGTCGCCGCGGCGCTGGAGTCGGCGCGGCGAGGCGCGGCGGTGGTGCGCGTGCATGATGTGAAAGCCACCCGCCAGGCGCTGCAGCTGTGGCAGGCGCTGGCCCAATCTTGA
- the ftsH gene encoding ATP-dependent zinc metalloprotease FtsH — translation MNNIGKNIAIWVIIGLVLMTVFNQFNKRQDTQNQLEYSQFVSDVESGKVQSLTIEGHPLRGQWLKGKLTDGTAFSTFAPYDPQLIEDLIKNNVRFSAKPEEEPSMLMSIFISWFPMLLLIGVWVFFMRQMQGGGKGGAFSFGKSKARMLDQDANTVVFADVAGCDEAKEEVKEIVDYLRDPSRYQSLGGRIPRGILLAGSPGTGKTLLAKAIAGEAKVPFFSISGSDFVEMFVGVGAARVRDMFEQAKKNSPCIIFIDEIDAVGRQRGAGLGGGNDEREQTLNQLLVEMDGFDTNSTVIVIAATNRPDVLDPALQRPGRFDRQVIVPLPDIRGREQILNVHMRKVPIAADVNADVIARGTPGFSGADLANLINEAALFAARRNKRLVDMEDLESAKDKIMMGAERRSMVMTEEEKRNTAYHESGHAVVAKLLPKSDPVHKVTIIPRGRALGVTMQLPEQDRFAYDRGYLMDRLAILFGGRIAEELFMNQMTTGASNDFERATQMARDMVTRYGMSDKLGPMVYGENEGEVFLGRSITTHKNLSEATLQQVDAEIRRIIDEQYALARRLLEENRDKVEAMTAALLEYETIDAEQINDIMDGKPPRPPKPGSGFAAKAEDKPAEPEEPAASSATSDPAQEV, via the coding sequence GTGAACAATATCGGCAAAAACATCGCCATCTGGGTGATCATCGGCTTGGTGCTGATGACGGTGTTCAATCAGTTCAACAAACGACAGGACACCCAGAACCAGCTCGAATACTCGCAGTTCGTCAGCGATGTCGAGTCGGGCAAAGTGCAATCCCTGACCATAGAAGGACATCCGCTGCGCGGCCAGTGGCTGAAGGGCAAACTGACCGACGGCACGGCGTTCTCCACTTTCGCGCCGTACGACCCGCAACTGATCGAAGACCTGATCAAGAACAACGTTCGCTTCTCCGCCAAGCCGGAGGAAGAACCGTCCATGCTGATGAGCATCTTCATCAGCTGGTTCCCGATGCTGCTTTTGATCGGCGTATGGGTGTTCTTCATGCGCCAGATGCAGGGCGGCGGCAAGGGCGGCGCGTTCTCGTTCGGCAAGAGCAAGGCGCGCATGCTGGACCAGGATGCCAATACCGTGGTGTTCGCCGACGTGGCCGGCTGCGACGAGGCCAAGGAAGAGGTGAAGGAGATCGTCGACTACCTGCGCGACCCTTCCCGCTACCAGAGCCTGGGCGGCCGCATCCCGCGCGGCATCCTGCTGGCCGGCTCTCCCGGCACCGGCAAGACGCTGTTGGCCAAGGCCATCGCCGGCGAGGCCAAGGTGCCGTTCTTCAGCATCTCCGGCTCCGACTTCGTCGAAATGTTCGTCGGCGTGGGCGCGGCCCGCGTGCGCGACATGTTCGAGCAGGCCAAGAAAAACTCGCCGTGCATCATCTTCATCGATGAAATCGACGCGGTCGGCCGCCAGCGCGGCGCGGGTCTCGGCGGCGGCAACGACGAGCGCGAGCAGACGCTGAACCAGTTGCTGGTGGAAATGGACGGTTTCGACACCAATTCCACGGTGATCGTGATCGCCGCCACCAACCGTCCGGACGTGCTGGACCCGGCGCTGCAGCGTCCGGGCCGCTTCGACCGCCAGGTGATCGTACCGCTGCCGGACATCCGCGGCCGCGAGCAGATCCTGAACGTCCACATGCGCAAGGTGCCGATCGCGGCCGACGTCAACGCCGACGTGATCGCGCGCGGCACGCCGGGTTTCTCCGGCGCCGATCTCGCCAACCTGATCAACGAGGCCGCCTTGTTCGCCGCCCGCCGCAACAAGCGCCTGGTGGACATGGAGGATCTGGAATCCGCCAAGGACAAGATCATGATGGGCGCCGAGCGCCGCAGCATGGTGATGACCGAGGAAGAGAAGCGCAATACCGCTTACCACGAGTCCGGCCACGCGGTCGTCGCCAAGCTGCTGCCGAAGTCCGACCCGGTGCACAAGGTCACCATCATCCCGCGCGGCCGCGCGCTGGGCGTGACCATGCAGTTGCCGGAGCAGGACCGTTTCGCCTACGACCGCGGCTACCTGATGGACCGCCTGGCCATCCTGTTCGGCGGCCGCATCGCGGAAGAGCTGTTCATGAATCAGATGACCACCGGCGCCAGCAACGACTTCGAGCGCGCGACGCAGATGGCGCGCGACATGGTGACCCGCTACGGCATGTCGGACAAGCTTGGGCCGATGGTGTACGGCGAGAACGAGGGCGAAGTCTTCCTCGGCCGCTCGATCACCACCCACAAGAACCTGTCCGAGGCGACGCTGCAGCAGGTCGACGCCGAAATCCGCCGCATCATCGACGAGCAGTACGCGCTGGCGCGCCGCCTGCTGGAAGAGAATCGCGACAAAGTGGAGGCGATGACCGCCGCGCTGCTGGAATACGAAACCATCGACGCCGAGCAGATCAACGACATCATGGACGGCAAACCGCCGCGTCCGCCCAAGCCGGGCTCAGGCTTCGCCGCCAAGGCGGAAGACAAGCCGGCAGAGCCGGAAGAGCCGGCGGCTTCGTCGGCCACCTCCGATCCGGCCCAGGAGGTCTGA
- the rlmE gene encoding 23S rRNA (uridine(2552)-2'-O)-methyltransferase RlmE: MARSKSSNNWLQEHVNDQYVHMAQKDGYRARAAYKLLEINDKDKLIRPGTVLADLGSTPGSWSQVAARIVGDAGKVFALDILPMDPVPGVDFIQGDFREEEVLREFEQLLGGRALDLVISDMAPNMSGMSAIDQARSFLLCELALDFARDHLKPGGHFLVKVFQGSDFQSYLKAMRELFEEVVTRKPKASRDRSSEIYLLGKGRR; the protein is encoded by the coding sequence ATGGCTAGAAGCAAGAGCAGCAACAACTGGTTGCAGGAACACGTCAACGATCAATATGTGCACATGGCGCAAAAGGATGGCTACCGCGCCCGCGCCGCTTACAAACTGCTGGAAATCAACGACAAGGACAAGCTGATCCGCCCCGGCACCGTGCTGGCCGATCTGGGCTCCACGCCGGGCAGCTGGTCGCAGGTGGCGGCGCGCATCGTCGGCGACGCTGGCAAGGTGTTCGCGCTGGACATCCTGCCGATGGACCCGGTTCCGGGCGTGGACTTCATTCAGGGCGACTTCCGCGAGGAGGAGGTTTTGCGCGAGTTCGAGCAATTATTGGGCGGCCGCGCGCTTGATCTTGTAATTTCCGACATGGCGCCCAATATGTCAGGGATGAGCGCCATCGACCAGGCCAGGAGTTTCCTGCTATGCGAGCTGGCGCTGGATTTCGCGCGCGATCATTTGAAACCTGGGGGACATTTTCTCGTCAAAGTGTTCCAGGGCAGCGATTTCCAGTCCTACCTCAAGGCCATGCGCGAGCTGTTCGAAGAGGTGGTGACGCGCAAGCCCAAGGCGTCGCGCGACCGCTCCAGCGAAATCTACTTGCTGGGCAAGGGTCGCCGCTGA
- a CDS encoding YhbY family RNA-binding protein codes for MKIELKPFQRKYLQGLAHGIDPVVMIGNNGLTEAVVREIAISLDAHELIKVRVLGDDRDARVAMFEQICDELGCAPVQHIGKLLVLWRPSDKARITLPKNKQAMKD; via the coding sequence ATGAAAATTGAACTCAAGCCGTTTCAGCGCAAGTACCTGCAGGGTCTGGCGCACGGCATCGACCCGGTGGTGATGATAGGCAACAACGGCCTGACCGAAGCCGTGGTGCGCGAAATCGCCATCAGCCTGGACGCCCACGAACTGATCAAGGTGCGCGTGCTGGGCGACGACCGCGACGCCCGCGTGGCCATGTTCGAGCAAATCTGCGACGAACTGGGCTGCGCGCCGGTGCAACACATCGGCAAGCTCTTGGTGCTGTGGCGCCCCAGCGACAAGGCGCGCATCACGCTGCCGAAGAACAAGCAGGCGATGAAGGACTGA
- a CDS encoding DUF4149 domain-containing protein: MHPIARFSVLRLLLEGEMDGLRAIAKTFWIGGLWVIGLIVAPVLFKSLDAVTAGMVAGRLFSAIAWVGLVCGVFLLVDQVWRNGVAGLKQGGFWLIVGMLACTLINQFGVAPIIVTLKQQMNHAAEGLFGGGFATWHAISSLIYLVQSLLGLFYLWRGE, encoded by the coding sequence ATGCATCCCATCGCGCGTTTTTCCGTGCTGCGTCTGTTGCTGGAGGGAGAGATGGACGGCTTGCGTGCTATTGCCAAGACCTTCTGGATTGGCGGTTTGTGGGTGATCGGCCTGATCGTGGCGCCGGTGCTGTTCAAGTCGCTGGACGCGGTGACTGCCGGCATGGTGGCGGGGCGGCTGTTCTCGGCCATCGCCTGGGTGGGGCTGGTGTGCGGGGTGTTCCTGCTGGTGGACCAGGTATGGCGCAATGGCGTGGCGGGCTTGAAGCAGGGCGGCTTCTGGCTGATCGTCGGCATGCTGGCCTGCACGCTGATCAACCAGTTCGGCGTGGCGCCCATCATCGTCACCTTGAAGCAGCAGATGAACCACGCGGCGGAGGGGCTGTTCGGGGGCGGCTTCGCCACCTGGCACGCGATCTCCAGCCTGATCTATCTGGTTCAGAGCCTGCTTGGCCTGTTCTACCTCTGGCGCGGAGAATAA
- the greA gene encoding transcription elongation factor GreA has translation MIKVPLTVRGAELLKEELQRLKSVERPSVIEAIAEARSHGDLSENAEYDAAKERQAFVEGRIAELEGKLSNAVIINPVELNADGRVVFGATVDLMDLETEESVTYQIVGDDEADIKVCKVSVNSPISRALIGKEAGDVAEVVAPGGIREYEVLDVKYI, from the coding sequence ATGATCAAAGTCCCGTTGACTGTACGCGGCGCCGAGCTTCTGAAGGAAGAACTGCAACGTCTGAAGAGCGTGGAGCGTCCGTCGGTGATCGAGGCGATCGCCGAGGCTCGTTCCCATGGCGACCTGTCGGAAAACGCCGAGTACGACGCCGCCAAGGAGCGTCAGGCGTTTGTCGAAGGCCGCATCGCCGAGCTGGAAGGCAAGCTGTCCAACGCCGTGATCATCAATCCGGTGGAGCTCAACGCCGATGGCCGCGTGGTGTTCGGCGCCACCGTCGACCTGATGGATCTGGAAACCGAAGAGAGCGTCACCTATCAGATCGTCGGCGACGATGAGGCCGACATCAAGGTGTGCAAGGTGTCGGTGAATTCGCCGATATCGCGCGCGCTGATCGGCAAGGAAGCCGGCGACGTGGCGGAGGTAGTGGCCCCGGGCGGCATCCGCGAGTACGAAGTGCTCGACGTCAAGTACATCTGA
- the carB gene encoding carbamoyl-phosphate synthase large subunit translates to MPKRTDIKSILIIGAGPIVIGQACEFDYSGAQACKALREEGYKVILVNSNPATIMTDPDMADVTYIEPISWPVVEKIIAKERPDAILPTMGGQTALNCALDLAKHGVLEKYKVELIGATEDAIDKAEDRGRFKEAMAKIGLSCPLSFVCHTMEESLEAQTKVGFPTLIRPSFTMGGSGGGIAYNKEEFLAICERGFEASPTHELLIEQSVLGWKEYEMEVVRDKNDNCIIICSIENFDPMGVHTGDSITVAPAQTLTDKEYQIMRNASLAVLREIGVDTGGSNVQFATNPATGEMIVIEMNPRVSRSSALASKATGFPIAKIAAKLAVGFTLDELKNDITGGATPASFEPSIDYVVTKIPRFAFEKFPQADDRLTTQMKSVGEVMAMGRTLQESMQKALRGLETGLSGFDSVTTDEAAIRHELGAPGPERILYVADAFRIGMSRDDIHAVSKIDHWFLAQIEDIVGEEKALAGRKVEEMEYSELRRLKRKGFSDRRLGELLSTDQAAVRAKRWSLKLHPVYKRVDTCAAEFATNTAYMYSSYEEECESNPSDRKKVMVLGGGPNRIGQGIEFDYCCVHAALSLRESGFETIMVNCNPETVSTDYDTSDRLYFEPLTLEDVLEICRIEKPFGVIVQYGGQTPLKLARALEANGVPIIGTSPDMIDAAEDRERFQKLLNELGLKQPPNRTARAPAEAMKLAEEIGYPLVVRPSYVLGGRAMEIVHEPADLERYMREAVKVSNDSPVLLDRFLNDAIEVDVDCVSDGEQVVIGGIMQHVEQAGVHSGDSACSLPAYSLFPAMQDEIRRQTVAMARALNVVGLMNVQFAIQGETIYVLEVNPRASRTVPFVSKVTSAPLAKIAARAMAGISLAEQGFTKEVIPPFYAVKEAVFPFIKFPGVDTILGPEMKSTGEVMGVGKTFAEAYVKAQLGAGDRLPKTGKVFLSVRDGDKNGAVDVARELQRLGFGVCCTRGTAKHLADAGLIVQVVNKVNEGRPHIVDMIKNGEVDLVINTVDEKRTAIQDSHSIRRSALQARVPQYTTLSAAKAVCVGMSHAEAFDVYSVQQLHAQIAG, encoded by the coding sequence ATGCCAAAGCGTACCGACATCAAAAGCATTCTGATCATTGGCGCCGGCCCGATCGTCATCGGCCAAGCCTGCGAGTTCGACTACTCCGGCGCCCAGGCCTGCAAGGCGCTGCGCGAGGAGGGCTACAAAGTCATCCTGGTCAACTCCAATCCGGCCACCATCATGACCGACCCGGACATGGCCGACGTCACCTATATCGAGCCCATCAGCTGGCCGGTGGTGGAAAAGATCATCGCCAAGGAGCGTCCGGACGCCATTCTGCCGACCATGGGCGGCCAGACCGCGCTGAACTGCGCGCTGGACCTGGCCAAGCACGGCGTCCTCGAAAAATATAAAGTCGAGCTGATCGGCGCCACCGAAGACGCCATCGACAAGGCCGAGGACCGCGGCCGTTTCAAGGAGGCGATGGCCAAGATCGGCCTGTCCTGCCCGCTGTCCTTCGTCTGCCACACCATGGAAGAGTCGCTGGAGGCGCAGACCAAGGTCGGCTTCCCGACGCTGATCCGCCCGTCCTTCACCATGGGCGGCTCCGGCGGCGGCATCGCCTACAACAAGGAAGAATTCCTGGCGATCTGCGAGCGCGGTTTCGAAGCTTCCCCCACCCATGAGCTGCTGATCGAGCAATCGGTGCTGGGCTGGAAGGAATACGAGATGGAAGTCGTTCGCGACAAGAACGACAACTGCATCATCATCTGCTCCATCGAAAACTTCGATCCGATGGGCGTGCACACCGGCGACTCCATCACCGTGGCCCCGGCGCAGACCTTGACCGACAAGGAATACCAGATCATGCGCAACGCCTCCTTGGCGGTGCTGCGCGAGATCGGCGTGGATACCGGCGGCTCCAATGTGCAGTTCGCCACCAATCCGGCCACCGGCGAGATGATTGTCATCGAAATGAACCCGCGCGTGTCGCGTTCGTCAGCGCTGGCGTCCAAGGCCACCGGCTTCCCGATCGCCAAGATCGCCGCCAAGCTGGCGGTCGGCTTCACGCTGGACGAACTGAAGAACGACATCACCGGCGGCGCCACCCCGGCCTCGTTCGAGCCGTCCATCGACTACGTGGTCACCAAGATTCCGCGCTTCGCCTTCGAGAAATTCCCGCAGGCCGACGACCGCCTGACCACCCAGATGAAATCGGTGGGCGAGGTGATGGCCATGGGCCGCACGCTGCAGGAATCGATGCAGAAGGCGCTGCGCGGCCTGGAAACCGGCCTGTCCGGCTTCGACTCGGTCACGACTGACGAAGCCGCCATCCGCCACGAACTGGGGGCGCCGGGACCGGAGCGCATCCTGTACGTGGCCGACGCCTTCCGCATCGGCATGAGCCGCGACGACATCCACGCAGTGAGCAAGATCGATCACTGGTTCCTGGCCCAGATCGAAGACATCGTCGGCGAAGAAAAAGCGCTGGCCGGCCGCAAGGTCGAGGAGATGGAATACAGCGAATTGCGCCGCTTGAAGCGCAAGGGCTTCTCCGACCGCCGCCTGGGCGAGCTGCTCTCCACCGACCAGGCCGCCGTGCGCGCCAAGCGCTGGAGCCTGAAGCTGCATCCGGTGTACAAGCGTGTGGACACCTGCGCCGCCGAGTTCGCCACCAATACTGCTTACATGTACTCCAGCTACGAGGAGGAGTGCGAGTCCAATCCGTCCGACCGCAAGAAGGTGATGGTGCTGGGCGGCGGGCCGAACCGCATCGGCCAGGGCATCGAGTTCGACTACTGCTGCGTGCACGCGGCTTTGAGCCTGCGCGAATCCGGCTTCGAGACCATCATGGTCAACTGCAACCCGGAAACCGTGTCCACCGACTACGACACTTCGGACCGTCTGTATTTCGAGCCGCTGACGCTGGAGGACGTGCTGGAAATCTGCCGCATCGAGAAGCCGTTCGGCGTGATCGTGCAGTACGGCGGCCAGACCCCGCTGAAGCTGGCGCGCGCGCTGGAAGCCAACGGCGTGCCCATCATCGGCACCTCGCCGGACATGATCGACGCCGCCGAGGACCGCGAGCGTTTCCAGAAGCTGCTGAACGAGCTGGGTCTGAAGCAGCCGCCGAACCGCACCGCGCGCGCGCCGGCCGAGGCGATGAAGCTGGCCGAGGAAATCGGCTACCCGCTGGTGGTGCGCCCGTCCTACGTGCTGGGCGGCCGCGCGATGGAAATCGTCCATGAGCCGGCCGATCTGGAACGCTATATGCGCGAGGCGGTCAAGGTATCCAACGACAGCCCGGTGCTGCTGGACCGCTTCCTCAATGACGCCATCGAAGTGGACGTCGACTGCGTGTCCGACGGCGAGCAAGTGGTGATCGGCGGCATCATGCAGCACGTGGAGCAGGCCGGCGTCCACTCCGGCGACTCCGCCTGCTCCCTGCCGGCCTACAGCCTGTTCCCGGCCATGCAGGATGAGATCCGCCGCCAGACTGTAGCCATGGCCCGCGCGCTGAACGTGGTGGGCCTGATGAATGTGCAGTTCGCCATTCAGGGCGAGACCATCTACGTGCTGGAAGTGAATCCGCGCGCCTCGCGCACCGTGCCCTTCGTCTCCAAGGTGACCTCGGCGCCGCTGGCCAAGATCGCCGCCCGCGCCATGGCCGGCATCAGCCTGGCCGAGCAGGGCTTCACCAAGGAAGTGATTCCGCCGTTCTACGCGGTGAAGGAAGCCGTGTTCCCCTTCATCAAGTTCCCGGGCGTGGACACCATTCTGGGGCCGGAAATGAAGTCCACCGGCGAGGTGATGGGCGTGGGCAAGACCTTCGCCGAAGCCTACGTCAAGGCGCAGCTGGGCGCGGGCGACCGCCTGCCCAAGACCGGCAAGGTGTTCCTGTCGGTGCGCGACGGCGACAAGAACGGCGCGGTGGACGTGGCGCGCGAATTGCAGCGCCTGGGCTTCGGCGTCTGCTGCACCCGCGGCACCGCCAAGCATCTGGCCGACGCCGGCCTGATCGTGCAGGTGGTGAACAAGGTGAACGAAGGCCGCCCGCACATCGTCGACATGATCAAGAACGGCGAAGTGGATCTGGTGATCAATACCGTGGACGAGAAGCGCACCGCGATCCAGGACAGCCACTCCATCCGCCGCTCCGCGTTGCAGGCGCGCGTGCCGCAGTACACCACCTTGTCCGCCGCCAAGGCGGTGTGCGTGGGCATGAGCCACGCCGAGGCCTTCGATGTGTACAGTGTGCAGCAGCTGCATGCGCAGATCGCCGGCTGA
- the leuE gene encoding leucine efflux protein LeuE, with translation MLGITDLTTYLIGTIIVIMLPGPNAMYVLSVAAQRGKRAGFAAAGGVVSGDFILMTLAATGAAGLLQANPALFAVVKYIGGGYLAWLGINMLKSGIVAWRRARRGEASPAAASALSGGHPYRKALLISLMNPKAILFFVSFFVQFVDPAYPHPAVTFVALGAIVQGCSIANLSMLILLGDKLAAAFRRRRKLTAALGGSVGAVFVGFGAKLAAASL, from the coding sequence ATGTTGGGCATTACCGACCTTACCACCTACCTGATCGGCACCATCATCGTGATCATGCTGCCGGGGCCCAATGCCATGTATGTGCTGTCGGTGGCGGCGCAGCGCGGCAAGCGCGCGGGCTTCGCCGCGGCGGGCGGCGTGGTCAGCGGCGACTTCATCCTGATGACGCTGGCGGCCACCGGCGCGGCCGGCCTGCTGCAGGCCAACCCGGCGCTGTTCGCGGTGGTCAAGTACATCGGCGGCGGCTACCTCGCCTGGCTGGGCATCAATATGCTGAAGTCGGGCATCGTCGCCTGGCGCCGCGCGCGCCGCGGCGAGGCGTCGCCGGCGGCCGCGTCGGCGCTGTCCGGCGGCCATCCGTACCGCAAGGCGCTGCTGATCAGCCTGATGAACCCGAAGGCCATCTTGTTCTTCGTGTCCTTCTTCGTGCAGTTCGTCGATCCAGCTTACCCGCATCCGGCAGTGACCTTCGTGGCGCTGGGCGCCATCGTGCAGGGCTGCAGCATCGCCAATCTGTCGATGCTGATCCTGCTGGGCGACAAGCTGGCAGCAGCCTTCCGTCGCCGCCGCAAGCTTACGGCGGCGCTGGGCGGATCGGTGGGCGCGGTCTTCGTCGGATTCGGCGCCAAGCTGGCCGCGGCCAGCCTGTAA